The Campylobacter ureolyticus ACS-301-V-Sch3b genome has a segment encoding these proteins:
- a CDS encoding transglycosylase domain-containing protein, which produces MIIRFIFGFMTVCVFAAGGIFMYFYTEVKHDMNAIINYHPRLTTEIYDRNNNLIANVFDEENRVYVKYDDIPGRVIEALVAIEDTNFFEHKGINVEAIFRAIIKDLKTMSFTQGASTLTQQLIKNIALSNEKKIDRKIKEIILALKLENELTKEQILERYLNEVYFGHGYYGIKTAALGYFRKDLDELSLKEAAILVGLPKAPSSYDPTRHLDLSLSRANRVVERMYEIGWIGRNEYELAMNEEPTIYDDSLTKNKAPYVADEVMKEASRFLPDIKTAGYKIYTSVDLEVQGLARDALIWGYNEILKRDKDANESVLNGAIVVTNPINGDILALVGGVDYQKSNFNRATQSQRQTGSSFKPFIYQIALDEGYSPASEIPDIPRSFNDGSNKEWTPKNFSKNYEGYITMRRALLKSRNLATVNLMHSLGVKNVIDKLKEAGFRNLPYALSVSLGSYGISPLEYSKFYSIFPGGGVATTPKFIERATSFSGVETIFKAEQASVTKPEQAYLMVDMMKDVVNEGTARNAKVKGIEIAGKTGTSNNNIDAWFCGYTPEILVMIWYGNDNYKPMRYVEVGGRSSAPVFKKFMENYLTIHPETKRNFNAPEGVYHKIYKGKDELYTTTSPLPYQDTLPLDLGYEDGTGGGNSLLF; this is translated from the coding sequence ATGATAATTAGATTCATTTTTGGTTTTATGACGGTGTGCGTTTTTGCAGCTGGTGGGATATTTATGTATTTTTATACAGAAGTAAAACATGATATGAATGCTATCATTAACTATCATCCAAGACTTACAACTGAAATTTATGATAGAAACAATAACCTCATAGCAAATGTATTTGATGAAGAAAATAGAGTTTATGTAAAATATGATGATATTCCTGGACGCGTCATAGAAGCCCTTGTCGCCATAGAAGATACAAATTTTTTTGAACATAAAGGGATAAATGTTGAGGCTATTTTTAGAGCAATTATAAAAGACTTAAAAACCATGAGTTTTACACAAGGAGCCTCTACTTTAACCCAGCAACTTATAAAAAACATAGCTTTAAGCAATGAGAAAAAAATCGATAGAAAGATAAAAGAGATAATTTTAGCTCTAAAACTTGAAAATGAGCTAACAAAAGAGCAAATTTTAGAAAGATATTTAAATGAAGTTTATTTTGGGCATGGATATTACGGAATTAAAACTGCAGCTTTAGGATATTTTAGAAAAGATTTAGATGAACTTAGTCTAAAAGAAGCAGCAATACTCGTAGGACTTCCAAAAGCACCAAGTAGCTATGATCCAACAAGGCATTTAGATCTATCTTTATCAAGAGCAAATAGAGTTGTTGAGAGGATGTATGAAATAGGCTGGATAGGAAGAAATGAATATGAGCTTGCTATGAATGAAGAGCCTACTATTTACGATGATAGCCTAACTAAAAACAAAGCTCCTTATGTTGCAGATGAAGTTATGAAAGAAGCTTCAAGATTTTTGCCTGATATAAAAACAGCTGGATATAAAATTTACACAAGTGTTGATTTAGAAGTTCAAGGTTTGGCAAGAGATGCCCTTATTTGGGGATATAATGAAATTTTAAAAAGAGATAAAGATGCAAATGAAAGTGTGCTAAATGGCGCAATCGTTGTAACAAATCCAATAAATGGTGATATTTTAGCTCTTGTTGGCGGAGTTGATTATCAAAAAAGTAATTTTAATCGTGCAACACAAAGTCAAAGACAAACTGGATCAAGCTTTAAGCCTTTTATTTATCAAATTGCCCTTGATGAGGGTTATTCACCAGCTAGTGAAATACCAGATATTCCAAGAAGCTTTAATGATGGCTCAAACAAAGAGTGGACGCCAAAAAATTTTAGTAAAAACTATGAAGGCTACATAACTATGCGAAGAGCACTTTTAAAATCAAGAAACTTAGCAACTGTAAATTTAATGCATTCACTTGGTGTTAAAAATGTAATTGATAAGCTAAAAGAAGCTGGTTTTAGAAATTTGCCATACGCACTTTCAGTTTCTTTAGGAAGTTATGGAATTTCACCTTTAGAATACTCTAAATTTTACTCTATATTTCCTGGTGGTGGGGTTGCTACAACACCTAAATTTATAGAGAGAGCAACTAGTTTTAGTGGTGTTGAAACTATTTTTAAAGCTGAGCAAGCTTCTGTTACAAAACCAGAGCAAGCATATTTAATGGTTGATATGATGAAAGATGTGGTAAATGAAGGAACTGCGAGAAACGCAAAAGTTAAAGGTATAGAAATAGCTGGAAAAACAGGTACCTCAAATAACAATATTGATGCATGGTTTTGTGGATATACGCCTGAGATTTTAGTTATGATATGGTATGGAAATGACAACTACAAACCTATGAGATATGTTGAAGTTGGTGGTAGAAGTTCAGCCCCTGTATTTAAAAAGTTTATGGAAAACTACTTAACAATTCACCCAGAAACAAAAAGAAATTTTAACGCTCCAGAAGGGGTTTATCATAAAATTTACAAAGGAAAAGATGAGCTTTATACCACAACTTCACCACTTCCATATCAAGATACACTACCACTTGATTTAGGATATGAAGATGGAACTGGTGGTGGAAACTCACTTTTATTTTAA
- the maf gene encoding septum formation inhibitor Maf: protein MINLASSSKTRAKILKDFGFDFKQILFNYDESYIIKKEPLTYAYNVVCAKYLQFKKVYPNLENLLFADSSVVVDNEIFGKAKNDEDAFYMLKKQSDNEASVITAMIYENKKLKLINLSITTFRFKKFDEKDLKNYIDKKEYVGKAGAMMIEGFNKKYIVSQKGNTSTAMGLNAEILKAYV from the coding sequence ATGATAAATTTAGCCTCAAGCTCAAAGACTAGAGCAAAAATTTTAAAAGATTTTGGATTTGATTTTAAACAAATTTTGTTTAATTATGATGAAAGCTATATTATAAAAAAAGAGCCTTTAACTTATGCCTATAATGTTGTTTGTGCTAAATATTTACAATTTAAAAAAGTTTATCCAAATTTGGAAAATTTACTTTTTGCCGATAGCTCAGTTGTAGTTGATAATGAAATTTTTGGCAAAGCAAAAAATGATGAAGATGCTTTTTATATGCTTAAAAAACAAAGCGACAACGAAGCAAGCGTAATAACAGCTATGATTTATGAAAACAAAAAACTCAAACTTATAAATTTAAGCATTACAACTTTTAGATTTAAAAAATTTGATGAAAAAGATTTAAAGAACTATATTGATAAAAAAGAATATGTTGGAAAAGCAGGAGCAATGATGATAGAAGGTTTTAATAAAAAGTATATTGTATCACAAAAAGGAAATACAAGCACAGCAATGGGACTAAATGCTGAAATTTTAAAGGCTTATGTATGA